A single region of the Cereibacter sphaeroides 2.4.1 genome encodes:
- a CDS encoding HAD family hydrolase: MDIGLVIFDCDGVLVDSEVLAVAVLIAELDRAGARVDEAFVHRHFLGRSFPVVQEVVQRQFGVTLPETFQAGERARLLAAFETGLRAMPGAAETVRALAVPFCLATSSTPARLTRSLEITGLAALFEGRCFTASQVARGKPAPDLFLLAAAEMGVAPARCLVIEDTEPGVRAGLAAGMQVWRFTGGSHFANRSPEDAPDARPHRRFDSFDRFYETLPGLRRANCEILT; encoded by the coding sequence ATGGATATCGGGCTTGTCATTTTCGATTGCGACGGGGTTCTGGTCGATTCGGAAGTTCTGGCCGTGGCCGTCCTCATCGCAGAGCTGGACCGGGCGGGCGCGCGGGTCGACGAGGCCTTCGTGCATCGGCATTTTCTTGGCCGCAGCTTCCCGGTCGTTCAGGAGGTCGTTCAGCGCCAGTTCGGCGTGACCCTGCCCGAAACTTTTCAGGCCGGGGAACGCGCCCGGCTGCTGGCGGCCTTCGAGACCGGCCTCCGGGCCATGCCCGGCGCGGCGGAGACCGTCCGCGCGCTGGCGGTGCCCTTCTGCCTCGCCACGTCGAGCACGCCGGCCCGGCTCACGCGCTCGCTCGAGATCACGGGCCTTGCCGCCCTCTTCGAGGGGCGCTGCTTCACCGCGAGTCAGGTGGCGCGGGGCAAGCCCGCGCCCGATCTGTTCCTGCTCGCCGCGGCCGAGATGGGCGTCGCGCCCGCACGCTGCCTCGTGATCGAGGATACCGAGCCCGGCGTGCGCGCAGGCCTCGCGGCCGGGATGCAGGTCTGGCGCTTCACCGGCGGCAGCCATTTCGCGAACCGATCCCCCGAGGATGCGCCCGATGCCCGGCCGCACCGGCGGTTCGACAGCTTCGACCGTTTCTACGAGACCCTGCCCGGCCTGCGCCGGGCCAACTGCGAGATCCTGACATGA
- a CDS encoding sugar-binding transcriptional regulator — protein sequence MIDRPESEPTPLDDAARAGWLYYVAGLTQDQIARELGTSRQRAQRLVSRAISERLIHVRLEHRVSGCLHLEAALIRRFGLKLARVAPSLGSEVDPLPSIAPTAAAEVERVLRSERPMVVAFGTGRSLRATVEEMTSMVCEQHKIVSLNGNISADGSASYYDVIFRIADRVRAPHYPMPMPVIAQDAAERELFHALKPVQSVLRLARNADVTFVGLGQMGEDAPLLKDGFITPDELAEMQELGAVGEVAGWVFDSEGRYLETSINQRVAGVRVELSEDRTVVAIAGGRRKLAALHAGLRGRLFNGLITDELTAQALLS from the coding sequence ATGATCGACCGGCCCGAGAGCGAGCCGACGCCCCTCGACGACGCCGCACGCGCGGGCTGGCTCTATTACGTCGCAGGCCTGACGCAAGACCAGATCGCGCGGGAACTCGGCACCTCGCGCCAGAGGGCGCAGCGACTGGTGAGCCGGGCCATCTCCGAACGGCTGATCCATGTCCGGCTCGAGCATCGGGTCTCGGGCTGCCTGCATCTGGAAGCCGCTCTGATCCGACGCTTCGGGCTGAAGCTGGCCCGCGTGGCGCCGAGCCTCGGGTCCGAGGTGGATCCCCTGCCCTCCATCGCCCCCACCGCCGCCGCCGAGGTGGAGCGGGTGCTGCGCTCGGAGCGGCCGATGGTGGTGGCCTTCGGCACCGGCCGGTCGCTGCGCGCCACCGTCGAGGAGATGACCTCGATGGTCTGCGAGCAGCACAAGATCGTGTCGCTCAACGGGAATATCTCGGCGGATGGCTCGGCCTCCTACTACGATGTGATCTTCCGCATCGCCGACCGTGTGCGCGCGCCGCACTATCCGATGCCGATGCCCGTCATCGCGCAGGATGCGGCGGAGCGGGAGCTGTTTCATGCGCTGAAGCCCGTGCAGTCGGTGCTGCGGCTTGCCCGCAATGCCGATGTGACCTTCGTCGGGCTGGGACAGATGGGCGAGGACGCGCCGCTCCTGAAGGACGGGTTCATCACGCCCGACGAACTGGCCGAGATGCAGGAGCTGGGCGCGGTCGGAGAGGTGGCGGGATGGGTCTTCGACTCGGAGGGCCGCTACCTCGAAACCAGCATCAATCAGCGAGTTGCGGGCGTCCGTGTCGAACTTTCCGAGGATCGGACAGTGGTCGCCATCGCAGGCGGCAGACGCAAGCTCGCGGCGCTGCACGCAGGCCTAAGGGGCCGTCTTTTCAACGGCCTGATCACCGACGAGCTCACGGCGCAGGCACTTCTGTCCTGA
- a CDS encoding ABC transporter substrate-binding protein, with product MTARFRALMGACAVAALSSAAGAETITVATVNNGDMIRMQGLMSEFNAQHPDITVEWVTLEENVLRQKVTTDIATKGGQFDVLTIGTYEVPIWGKQGWLVSLNDLPPEYDADDILPAIRNGLTVDGELYAAPFYGESSMIMYRKDLMEKAGLTMPDAPTWDFVKEAAQKMTDKDAEVYGICLRGKAGWGENMAFLTAMANSYGARWFDENWQPQFDGEAWKATLTDYLDMMTNYGPPGASNNGFNENLALFQQGKCGMWIDATVAASFVTNPEESTVADKVGFALAPDTGKGKRANWLWAWNLAIPAGSQKVDAAKQFIAWATSKDYAELVASKEGWANVPPGTRISLYENPEYQKVPFAKMTLDSINAADPTHPAVDPVPYVGVQFVAIPEFQGIGTAVGQQFSAALAGSMSAEQALQAAQQFTTREMTRAGYIK from the coding sequence ATGACCGCAAGATTTCGCGCCCTGATGGGCGCGTGCGCCGTGGCTGCGCTCTCGTCCGCCGCCGGCGCCGAAACCATCACCGTGGCGACTGTCAACAACGGCGACATGATCCGCATGCAGGGGCTCATGTCCGAGTTCAACGCGCAGCACCCCGACATCACCGTCGAGTGGGTGACGCTCGAGGAAAACGTGCTGCGCCAGAAGGTCACGACCGACATCGCCACGAAGGGCGGGCAGTTCGACGTGCTGACCATCGGCACCTACGAGGTTCCGATCTGGGGCAAGCAGGGCTGGCTCGTGAGCCTGAACGACCTGCCGCCGGAGTATGATGCCGACGACATCCTGCCCGCGATCCGCAACGGCCTGACCGTCGACGGCGAGCTCTATGCCGCGCCCTTCTACGGCGAGAGCTCGATGATCATGTATCGCAAGGACCTGATGGAGAAGGCGGGGCTGACGATGCCCGACGCCCCCACCTGGGACTTCGTGAAGGAAGCGGCGCAGAAGATGACCGACAAGGATGCCGAGGTCTACGGCATCTGCCTGCGCGGCAAGGCGGGCTGGGGCGAGAACATGGCCTTCCTCACCGCCATGGCCAACAGCTACGGCGCGCGCTGGTTCGACGAGAACTGGCAGCCGCAGTTCGACGGCGAGGCTTGGAAGGCCACGCTGACCGACTATCTCGACATGATGACGAACTACGGCCCGCCCGGCGCCTCGAACAACGGCTTCAACGAGAACCTCGCGCTGTTCCAGCAGGGCAAGTGCGGCATGTGGATCGACGCGACGGTGGCCGCCTCCTTCGTGACCAACCCCGAGGAATCCACGGTGGCCGACAAGGTGGGCTTCGCGCTCGCCCCCGATACCGGCAAGGGCAAGCGGGCCAACTGGCTCTGGGCCTGGAACCTCGCGATCCCGGCGGGCTCGCAGAAGGTCGATGCCGCCAAGCAGTTCATCGCCTGGGCGACCTCGAAGGACTATGCCGAGCTGGTGGCCTCGAAGGAAGGCTGGGCCAACGTGCCTCCGGGGACGCGGATCTCGCTCTACGAGAACCCGGAATATCAGAAGGTGCCGTTCGCGAAGATGACGCTCGACAGCATCAACGCGGCTGACCCGACCCACCCGGCCGTCGATCCGGTGCCTTACGTCGGCGTGCAGTTCGTGGCGATCCCCGAGTTCCAGGGCATCGGCACCGCCGTGGGCCAGCAGTTCTCGGCGGCTCTCGCGGGCTCGATGTCGGCCGAGCAGGCGCTTCAGGCGGCCCAGCAGTTCACGACGCGCGAAATGACCCGCGCGGGCTACATCAAGTAG
- a CDS encoding carbohydrate ABC transporter permease: MATQHSKTAARLMISPAVILLFLWMIVPLSMTLYFSFLRYNLLMPGMESFTGWDNYYYFLTDPAFSAALTNTILLVVGVLLITVVGGVLLALLLDQPFWGQGIVRVLVIAPFFVMPTVSALVWKNMFMNPVNGMFAHIARGLGLPPFDFLSQAPLASIIGIVAWQWLPFATLILLTALQSLDREQMEAAEMDGASALDRFIHITVPHLTRAITVVVLIQTIFLLGVFAEILVTTNGGPGTASTNITYLVYAQSLLNYDVGGGSAGGIVAVVLANIVAIFLMRMIGKNLDA, encoded by the coding sequence ATGGCGACCCAGCATTCAAAGACTGCGGCGCGTCTGATGATTTCCCCGGCCGTGATCCTCCTGTTCCTGTGGATGATCGTGCCGCTGTCGATGACGCTCTACTTCAGCTTCCTGCGCTACAACCTCCTCATGCCGGGGATGGAGAGCTTCACCGGCTGGGACAATTACTATTACTTCCTGACCGATCCGGCCTTCTCCGCGGCCCTGACCAACACGATCCTCCTCGTGGTGGGCGTCCTTCTCATCACCGTGGTGGGCGGGGTTCTTCTCGCGCTCCTGCTCGACCAGCCCTTCTGGGGTCAGGGCATCGTCCGCGTGCTGGTGATCGCGCCCTTCTTCGTCATGCCCACCGTCTCGGCGCTGGTCTGGAAGAACATGTTCATGAACCCCGTGAACGGGATGTTCGCCCATATCGCCCGCGGCCTCGGCCTTCCGCCGTTCGACTTCCTGTCGCAGGCGCCGCTGGCCTCGATCATCGGCATCGTGGCCTGGCAGTGGCTGCCCTTCGCCACGCTGATCCTTCTGACGGCGCTCCAGTCGCTCGACCGCGAGCAGATGGAGGCGGCCGAGATGGACGGCGCCTCGGCGCTCGACCGGTTCATCCACATCACCGTGCCGCACCTGACGCGGGCCATCACCGTGGTGGTGCTGATCCAGACCATCTTCCTTCTGGGCGTCTTCGCCGAGATCCTCGTCACGACGAACGGCGGACCCGGCACGGCCTCGACCAACATCACCTACCTCGTCTATGCGCAGTCGCTCCTGAATTACGACGTGGGGGGCGGGTCGGCCGGCGGCATCGTCGCCGTGGTGCTCGCCAATATCGTGGCGATCTTCCTGATGCGCATGATCGGCAAGAATCTGGACGCCTGA
- a CDS encoding carbohydrate ABC transporter permease produces the protein MSRRTSTRRTLIVTLAAWTVAFLIFFPILWTVLMSFKSEGDAIKAPFAMLFSDWTLQSYADVQERSNYARHFMNSVVISLGSTLVALAIAIPAAWAMAFVPGRRTKDVLMWMLSTKMMPAVGVLIPLYLIFRDTGLLDTRIGLVIVLTLINLPIVVWMLYTYFKEIPGEILEAARMDGATLGSEILYILTPMAVPGIASTLLLNVILAWNEAFWTLQLTTSRAAPLTQFIASYSSPEGLFYAKLSAASTMAIAPILILGWFSQKQLVRGLTFGAVK, from the coding sequence ATGTCACGCCGCACCTCAACCCGCCGCACGCTGATCGTCACGCTCGCCGCCTGGACGGTCGCCTTCCTCATCTTCTTCCCGATCCTCTGGACGGTGCTGATGAGCTTCAAATCGGAAGGAGACGCCATCAAGGCGCCCTTCGCCATGCTCTTCTCGGACTGGACCCTGCAATCCTACGCCGATGTGCAGGAACGGTCGAACTACGCCCGCCACTTCATGAATTCGGTGGTGATCTCGCTGGGTTCGACCCTGGTGGCGCTCGCCATCGCGATCCCCGCCGCCTGGGCCATGGCCTTCGTGCCGGGCCGGCGGACGAAGGACGTGCTGATGTGGATGCTGTCGACCAAGATGATGCCGGCGGTGGGCGTGCTCATCCCGCTCTATCTGATCTTCCGCGACACGGGCCTTCTCGACACGCGGATCGGCCTCGTGATCGTGCTCACGCTCATCAACCTGCCGATCGTGGTCTGGATGCTCTATACCTACTTCAAGGAGATCCCGGGCGAGATCCTCGAGGCCGCGCGGATGGACGGGGCGACGCTCGGCTCCGAGATCCTCTATATCCTCACGCCGATGGCCGTGCCGGGCATCGCCTCGACGCTGCTTCTGAACGTGATCCTCGCCTGGAACGAGGCCTTCTGGACGCTGCAGCTGACCACCTCGCGGGCGGCCCCGCTCACGCAGTTCATCGCGAGCTATTCCAGCCCCGAGGGCCTCTTCTACGCCAAACTGTCGGCGGCCTCGACCATGGCCATCGCGCCGATCCTGATCCTTGGCTGGTTCAGCCAGAAACAACTCGTCCGCGGCCTGACCTTCGGCGCGGTGAAGTGA
- a CDS encoding ABC transporter ATP-binding protein, with product MGKITLRNVQKRFGEAVVIPSLDLDIEDGEFVVFVGPSGCGKSTLLRLIAGLEDVSDGQIMIDGRDATEMPPAKRGLAMVFQSYALYPHMTVKKNIAFPLRMAKMEPQEIERRVANAAKILNLTNYLDRRPGQLSGGQRQRVAIGRAIVREPAAFLFDEPLSNLDAALRVNMRLEITELHQSLETTMIYVTHDQVEAMTMADKIVVLNAGRIEQVGSPLTLYRNPANLFVAGFIGSPKMNLIEGPEAAKHGATTIGIRPEHIDLSREAGAWEGEVGVSEHLGSDTFLHVHVAGMSTLTVRTGGEFGVHHGDRVWLTPQADKIHRFGADGKAL from the coding sequence ATGGGCAAGATAACCCTGCGCAACGTCCAGAAGCGGTTCGGTGAGGCGGTCGTCATCCCCTCGCTCGACCTCGACATCGAGGATGGCGAGTTCGTCGTCTTCGTCGGCCCCTCGGGCTGCGGCAAATCCACGCTGCTGCGCCTAATCGCGGGCCTCGAGGATGTGTCGGACGGCCAGATCATGATCGACGGGCGCGACGCCACCGAGATGCCGCCGGCGAAGCGCGGCCTCGCCATGGTGTTTCAGAGCTACGCGCTCTATCCGCACATGACGGTGAAGAAGAACATCGCCTTCCCGCTGCGGATGGCGAAGATGGAGCCGCAGGAGATCGAGCGGCGCGTGGCGAATGCGGCCAAGATCCTGAACCTCACCAACTATCTCGACCGCCGCCCCGGCCAGCTCTCGGGCGGGCAACGCCAGCGGGTGGCCATCGGGCGCGCCATCGTGCGCGAGCCGGCGGCCTTCCTGTTCGACGAGCCGCTCTCGAACCTCGATGCCGCGCTGCGGGTCAACATGCGGCTCGAGATCACCGAGCTGCACCAGTCGCTCGAGACCACGATGATCTATGTCACCCACGATCAGGTCGAGGCCATGACCATGGCCGACAAGATCGTGGTGCTGAACGCGGGCCGGATCGAGCAGGTGGGCTCGCCCCTCACCCTCTACCGCAATCCGGCGAACCTCTTCGTGGCGGGCTTCATCGGCAGCCCGAAGATGAACCTGATCGAGGGGCCAGAGGCCGCGAAACACGGCGCCACCACCATCGGGATCCGCCCCGAGCATATCGACCTGTCGCGCGAGGCGGGGGCGTGGGAGGGCGAGGTCGGCGTCTCGGAACATCTCGGCTCGGACACGTTCCTGCATGTGCATGTCGCGGGGATGTCCACCCTCACCGTGCGGACGGGCGGAGAGTTCGGCGTCCACCACGGCGACCGGGTCTGGCTCACGCCGCAGGCCGACAAGATCCACCGCTTCGGCGCCGACGGAAAGGCGCTCTGA
- a CDS encoding L-iditol 2-dehydrogenase, with the protein MRLDGKTALITGSARGIGRAFAEAYVREGARVAIADINLEAARTTAAEIGPAACAIGLDVTDQASIDRCVAELLDRWGRIDILVNNAALFDLAPIVEITRESYDRLFAINVSGTLFMMQAVARAMIAGGRGGKIINMASQAGRRGEALVGVYCATKAAVISLTQSAGLNLIRHGINVNAIAPGVVDGEHWDGVDAKFADYENLPRGEKKRQVGAAVPFGRMGRAEDLTGMAIFLATPEADYIVAQTYNVDGGNWMS; encoded by the coding sequence ATGCGGCTCGACGGCAAGACCGCCCTCATCACCGGCTCGGCGCGCGGCATAGGCCGCGCCTTCGCCGAGGCCTATGTGCGCGAAGGCGCGCGCGTGGCCATCGCCGACATCAATCTCGAGGCGGCCCGCACCACCGCCGCCGAGATCGGCCCCGCGGCCTGCGCCATCGGCCTCGACGTGACCGATCAGGCCAGCATCGACCGCTGCGTGGCCGAGCTTCTCGACCGCTGGGGCCGCATCGACATCCTCGTGAACAATGCCGCCCTCTTCGATCTGGCGCCCATCGTCGAGATCACCCGCGAGAGCTACGACCGGCTGTTCGCCATCAACGTCTCGGGCACGCTCTTCATGATGCAGGCGGTGGCGCGGGCGATGATCGCGGGCGGCCGGGGCGGCAAGATCATCAACATGGCAAGCCAGGCCGGCCGCCGCGGCGAGGCGCTGGTGGGCGTCTATTGCGCGACCAAGGCCGCCGTCATCTCGCTCACCCAGAGCGCGGGGCTGAACCTCATCCGCCACGGGATCAACGTCAATGCCATCGCGCCGGGCGTGGTGGACGGCGAGCACTGGGACGGAGTGGATGCCAAGTTCGCCGACTACGAGAACCTGCCGCGCGGCGAGAAGAAGCGTCAGGTCGGCGCGGCGGTGCCCTTCGGCCGCATGGGCCGCGCCGAGGACCTGACCGGCATGGCGATCTTCCTCGCCACGCCCGAGGCCGACTACATCGTGGCCCAGACCTACAACGTGGACGGCGGCAACTGGATGAGCTGA
- a CDS encoding mannitol dehydrogenase family protein: protein MTRSVTRPSYDRKSLTPGIVHIGVGNFHRAHQAVYLDDLFALGEGHDWAILGAGVRATDARMREALAAQDNLSTVIELDPAGHRARQVGAMVGFLPVEADNAALIEAMSDPRIRIVSLTVTEGGYYVDASGAFDPTHPDIVADAAHPARPATAFGAILAALRARRDAGVTPFTVMSCDNLPGNGHVTRNAVVGLAELYDAELAGWVKAQVAFPNGMVDRITPATGPHERELAQGFGLADPVPVTCEPFRQWVIEDHFPAGRPALEKVGVTFTPHVHAYEAMKIRILNGGHAVIAYPSALMDIQLVHEAMAHPLIAAFLHKVEVEEILPHVAPVPDTSIPDYLTLIESRFSNPEIADTTRRLCLDGSNRQPKFIVPSLRDNLAAGTVPKGLVLLSALWCRYCYGTTDSGVVVEPNDPNWTALQDRARRAKENPAEWLAMTEVYGDLAQNDLLAAEFATALEAVWRDGAEAVLRRFLAA from the coding sequence ATGACCCGCTCCGTCACCCGTCCCTCCTATGACCGCAAGTCGCTCACCCCCGGCATCGTCCATATCGGCGTCGGCAATTTCCACCGGGCGCATCAGGCGGTCTATCTCGACGATCTCTTCGCACTGGGCGAGGGCCACGACTGGGCCATCCTCGGGGCGGGCGTCCGCGCGACCGATGCGCGGATGCGCGAGGCGCTGGCCGCGCAGGACAATCTCTCGACGGTGATCGAGCTCGATCCGGCCGGCCACCGCGCCCGCCAAGTGGGGGCGATGGTAGGCTTCCTGCCGGTCGAGGCCGACAACGCGGCCCTGATCGAGGCCATGTCGGATCCGCGCATCCGCATCGTCTCGCTCACCGTGACCGAGGGCGGCTATTATGTCGATGCCTCGGGCGCCTTCGATCCGACGCATCCCGATATCGTGGCCGATGCGGCCCATCCTGCGCGGCCCGCGACCGCCTTCGGCGCGATCCTCGCCGCCCTTCGCGCCCGCCGCGACGCGGGGGTTACCCCCTTCACCGTGATGTCCTGCGACAACCTCCCCGGCAACGGCCATGTCACCCGCAATGCCGTGGTGGGCCTGGCCGAGCTCTACGACGCCGAGCTTGCGGGCTGGGTGAAGGCGCAGGTGGCCTTCCCGAACGGCATGGTCGACCGCATCACCCCCGCCACCGGCCCGCACGAGCGCGAGCTGGCGCAGGGCTTCGGCCTCGCCGATCCGGTGCCCGTCACCTGCGAGCCGTTCCGGCAGTGGGTGATCGAGGATCATTTCCCCGCCGGACGCCCCGCGCTCGAGAAGGTGGGCGTGACCTTCACCCCGCATGTCCATGCCTATGAGGCGATGAAGATCCGCATCCTGAACGGGGGCCATGCGGTGATCGCCTATCCGTCGGCGCTCATGGACATCCAGCTCGTGCACGAGGCCATGGCCCATCCGCTGATCGCGGCCTTCCTGCACAAGGTCGAGGTCGAGGAGATCCTGCCCCATGTCGCGCCGGTGCCCGACACCAGCATCCCCGACTATCTCACCCTGATCGAGAGCCGCTTCTCGAACCCCGAGATCGCCGACACGACGCGCAGGCTCTGCCTCGACGGTTCGAACCGGCAGCCGAAGTTCATCGTGCCGTCGCTGCGCGACAATCTTGCGGCGGGCACGGTGCCGAAGGGGTTGGTGTTGCTCTCGGCGCTCTGGTGCCGCTACTGCTACGGCACGACGGACTCGGGCGTTGTGGTCGAGCCGAACGATCCGAACTGGACGGCGCTGCAGGACCGCGCGCGGCGGGCGAAGGAAAACCCGGCCGAATGGCTCGCCATGACCGAGGTCTATGGCGATCTGGCGCAGAACGATCTTCTGGCGGCCGAGTTCGCGACAGCCCTCGAGGCGGTCTGGCGCGACGGGGCAGAGGCGGTGCTGCGGCGCTTCCTCGCGGCCTGA
- a CDS encoding TRAP transporter substrate-binding protein has translation MDRRSFITKAAVGGAAASALAAPALAQSAPKVTWRLASSFPKSLDTIFGGAEVLSKMLSEATDGNFQIQVFSAGELVPGLQAADAVTEGTVECCHTVGYYYWGKDPTFALAAAVPFSLSARGINAWHYHGGGIDLYNEFLSQHNIVAFPGGNTGVQMGGWFRREINTVADMQGLKMRVGGFAGKVMERLGVVPQQIAGGDIYPALEKGTIDATEWVGPYDDEKLGFFKVAPYYYYPGWWEGGPTVHFMFNKSAYEGLTPTYQSLLRTACHAADANMLQLYDWKNPTAIKSLVAQGTQLRPFSPEILQACFEAANEVYAEMEASNPAFKKIWDSIKAFRSEHYTWAQIAEYNYDTFMMVQQNAGKL, from the coding sequence ATGGATCGTCGTTCATTCATCACCAAGGCCGCCGTGGGAGGGGCCGCCGCGAGCGCCCTCGCCGCGCCGGCGCTTGCCCAGTCCGCGCCCAAGGTCACCTGGAGGCTCGCCTCCTCCTTCCCGAAATCGCTCGACACGATCTTCGGCGGCGCCGAGGTGCTGTCGAAGATGCTCTCCGAGGCCACCGACGGCAACTTCCAGATCCAGGTCTTCTCGGCGGGCGAGCTGGTGCCGGGCCTGCAGGCCGCCGACGCCGTGACCGAGGGCACCGTCGAATGCTGCCACACGGTCGGCTACTATTACTGGGGCAAGGATCCCACCTTCGCGCTCGCGGCGGCCGTGCCCTTCTCGCTGTCGGCGCGCGGCATCAACGCCTGGCACTACCATGGCGGCGGGATCGACCTCTACAACGAGTTCCTTTCGCAGCACAACATCGTGGCCTTCCCGGGCGGCAACACCGGTGTGCAGATGGGCGGCTGGTTCCGGCGCGAGATCAACACCGTGGCCGACATGCAGGGCCTGAAGATGCGGGTCGGCGGGTTTGCCGGCAAGGTGATGGAGCGTCTGGGCGTCGTGCCGCAGCAGATCGCGGGCGGCGACATCTATCCGGCGCTGGAGAAGGGCACGATCGATGCGACCGAATGGGTCGGCCCCTATGACGACGAGAAGCTCGGCTTCTTCAAGGTGGCGCCCTACTACTACTATCCCGGCTGGTGGGAAGGCGGCCCGACCGTCCATTTCATGTTCAACAAGAGCGCCTACGAGGGTCTGACCCCGACCTATCAGTCGCTGCTGCGCACCGCCTGCCATGCGGCCGATGCGAACATGCTCCAGCTCTACGACTGGAAGAACCCGACGGCGATCAAGTCGCTCGTGGCGCAGGGAACGCAGCTCCGTCCCTTCAGCCCCGAGATCCTGCAGGCCTGTTTCGAGGCCGCGAACGAGGTCTATGCCGAGATGGAAGCCTCGAACCCCGCCTTCAAGAAGATCTGGGACTCGATCAAGGCCTTCCGCTCCGAGCATTACACCTGGGCGCAGATTGCCGAATACAACTATGACACCTTCATGATGGTGCAGCAGAACGCCGGCAAGCTCTGA